A genome region from Methanobacterium aggregans includes the following:
- the ku gene encoding non-homologous end joining protein Ku, with product MRSIWSGYLMFGTILIPVRSYAASGNLHVDFHLVHKTDCGRVRYKRVCEKDGEELKPEDISKAYFIAEECLQFTEEEIEALKPRDNKIMTIEGFCNLEEIPTVAMSRPYYLGTGKMQKGSLGGESFQLLKKVMEKSGKVAVIRWVSHTNEYLGMLQAYEKGFLLKQLLYEEQVRTIDQIEVVDSDVDQELLEMGLHVVEKFSFDFDWSKYTETYTKEVRKLIEKKALGEEIEEAEAKLAETRSLEAELKKMLGEI from the coding sequence ATGCGTTCTATATGGTCTGGGTATTTGATGTTTGGAACTATTCTTATCCCGGTCAGATCCTATGCTGCAAGTGGAAATCTTCACGTAGATTTCCATCTGGTGCATAAAACTGATTGTGGACGGGTTAGATATAAAAGGGTGTGTGAAAAAGACGGTGAAGAACTTAAGCCTGAAGATATATCCAAGGCTTATTTTATTGCGGAAGAGTGTTTACAATTTACCGAAGAGGAAATTGAAGCATTGAAACCACGGGATAACAAGATAATGACCATTGAAGGATTCTGCAATTTAGAGGAAATACCTACAGTGGCTATGAGCCGCCCATACTACTTGGGCACTGGGAAGATGCAGAAAGGAAGTCTTGGAGGGGAAAGTTTCCAGTTATTGAAGAAAGTCATGGAAAAAAGTGGCAAAGTTGCGGTAATCAGGTGGGTATCACACACAAATGAATATCTTGGCATGTTGCAAGCATATGAAAAAGGTTTCCTACTCAAACAACTTCTATACGAAGAACAAGTACGCACTATAGACCAAATAGAAGTTGTAGATAGTGATGTTGACCAGGAACTATTGGAAATGGGTTTACATGTTGTTGAAAAGTTTAGTTTTGATTTTGACTGGAGTAAATACACTGAGACCTACACCAAAGAAGTGAGAAAGCTCATTGAAAAGAAAGCTTTAGGTGAAGAAATAGAAGAAGCCGAAGCAAAATTAGCAGAAACCAGGTCTCTAGAAGCAGAACTAAAAAAGATGCTCGGTGAGATCTAA
- a CDS encoding ATP-dependent DNA ligase has product MIEPMLAQLTHSPLEIKGTWLLEPKYDGERIIAESHRGKISLWTRRHVNASNKFPEVVEALKNIKNDDWILDGEITVKGGFRQLLKRNVEDPLKIKILSQKIPAKYNVFDILKRNGKDILNKPLIERKAELIRILPAHPRLELVPFHEVQKSTIEQIFEDRVREGYEGIILKDAYSHYDSGKRPGTWLKLKREDTIDVNIIGATKSQSSLPFGALIMERNDKYFGKVGTGFSEQEQREILNILKEHCAPLQIEVPEKLKKQILITSKPLTAEIRVNEIYKESPRAPVWVRFRWQ; this is encoded by the coding sequence ATGATAGAACCCATGCTGGCACAGCTCACACACTCACCACTCGAAATAAAAGGAACATGGCTTCTAGAACCTAAATACGATGGAGAAAGGATAATAGCAGAATCCCATAGGGGAAAGATTAGTCTGTGGACCAGACGACATGTAAATGCTTCCAACAAATTTCCAGAAGTAGTGGAAGCCCTAAAAAACATCAAAAATGACGATTGGATACTGGACGGTGAGATAACAGTTAAAGGTGGCTTCCGCCAGCTACTAAAGCGCAACGTTGAAGATCCCCTCAAAATCAAAATATTATCACAGAAGATCCCCGCAAAATACAACGTATTCGACATTCTAAAAAGGAATGGAAAGGATATATTAAACAAACCGTTGATCGAACGTAAGGCAGAACTAATCAGAATATTACCAGCCCATCCAAGACTGGAATTGGTACCATTCCATGAGGTCCAAAAGTCTACCATTGAACAGATCTTTGAGGATAGGGTAAGGGAAGGTTACGAAGGAATCATTCTTAAAGATGCTTACTCCCACTATGATTCAGGTAAAAGGCCTGGGACATGGCTTAAACTCAAAAGGGAAGACACCATTGATGTGAACATCATCGGAGCAACCAAAAGCCAGAGCAGCCTACCCTTCGGAGCCCTGATCATGGAGAGGAACGACAAATACTTCGGAAAAGTTGGAACAGGATTCAGTGAACAGGAACAAAGGGAAATCCTAAACATACTCAAAGAACATTGCGCCCCTCTCCAAATTGAAGTCCCAGAAAAATTAAAAAAACAAATATTAATCACCAGCAAGCCCTTAACAGCCGAAATCCGAGTAAACGAGATATACAAAGAATCACCCCGTGCACCAGTCTGGGTAAGGTTCAGATGGCAATGA
- a CDS encoding TrmB family transcriptional regulator — MGLTDYESKAYLSLASFISATALEVSETSGVPLSKVYEVLRSLAKKGFIEIQRGKPLKYAIVPPQDVFGKSRARIKEELEEAESEIKTIYDNQIPKSPPHIWLIYGTDKIITKELEIIGRAKDSLHIATGFMFHDEVENLTEHLNKALKKGVQTRIITAPCCITDGEEVEISENLKKLDCEVKTFQIPFIKVIIRDKKEMMLIFCRFKDGILISQTAIGVWNQYTEFVENIADLYNLVWTMNLPTKLQL; from the coding sequence ATGGGACTTACGGATTATGAATCCAAAGCGTACTTATCATTGGCTTCCTTTATTTCAGCCACAGCTCTGGAAGTCAGTGAGACTTCAGGGGTGCCTCTATCAAAGGTGTATGAGGTTCTCAGGAGCCTTGCAAAAAAGGGATTCATAGAAATACAAAGGGGCAAGCCTTTAAAATATGCGATAGTACCACCTCAAGATGTTTTTGGAAAATCAAGGGCAAGAATTAAAGAGGAACTTGAAGAAGCTGAATCAGAAATTAAAACCATCTATGACAACCAGATACCCAAATCACCACCACATATCTGGCTGATTTATGGTACAGATAAAATTATAACCAAAGAACTGGAAATAATCGGCCGTGCTAAGGATTCACTGCACATTGCAACGGGCTTCATGTTTCATGATGAAGTTGAAAACCTGACAGAACACCTCAATAAAGCCTTAAAAAAAGGCGTTCAGACCAGAATAATCACAGCACCCTGCTGTATCACAGATGGAGAAGAAGTGGAAATATCTGAAAATCTTAAAAAATTGGATTGCGAGGTTAAAACCTTTCAGATACCCTTCATAAAAGTCATAATAAGGGATAAAAAGGAGATGATGTTGATCTTCTGCAGATTTAAGGATGGAATCTTAATATCACAGACTGCAATAGGAGTATGGAATCAGTACACAGAATTTGTAGAGAACATAGCGGATCTATACAATCTGGTATGGACGATGAACCTACCAACTAAACTTCAATTATAG
- a CDS encoding 4Fe-4S binding protein, with protein MKNGKIRTRTYILISLMLVLPLLAALYSPFLMVEGVKSGIITLSFLVFAVWLILSLFMGRSVSCGYTCPYGALQEILGGYTNKKPRSQRGSKIRYPFAVLFIIIVSYSILKIGGLKGFDLLAPNGNPKLVILIPLFILITGILSIIFGSRAFCKYLCPQGVFLTIGTELGRKIKIPSLHLKNNHNCSNCELCNKSCPMGLDVNYMVKNDTMDDLNCILCGECIKNCPKNAINYSFNIED; from the coding sequence ATGAAAAATGGTAAAATTCGGACAAGAACGTATATTTTGATATCACTGATGTTAGTTCTGCCCTTGTTGGCCGCTCTGTATTCACCCTTTCTAATGGTGGAAGGAGTAAAAAGTGGCATAATTACATTGAGTTTTCTTGTTTTTGCAGTATGGTTAATCCTATCATTATTCATGGGTAGATCAGTATCATGTGGTTACACATGTCCCTATGGAGCATTACAAGAAATTTTAGGTGGATATACAAATAAAAAGCCCAGATCTCAAAGGGGAAGCAAAATAAGATATCCCTTTGCCGTGCTATTCATAATAATAGTTTCATATTCGATTTTAAAGATTGGAGGCTTGAAAGGATTTGATTTACTTGCCCCTAATGGCAATCCTAAATTAGTTATTTTAATACCCTTATTCATCCTAATAACAGGTATTTTATCCATAATCTTTGGAAGCAGAGCATTCTGTAAATATCTCTGTCCACAAGGAGTTTTCCTAACAATAGGGACTGAATTAGGTAGAAAAATTAAGATACCCTCTTTACATTTAAAAAATAATCACAACTGCTCAAATTGTGAATTATGTAATAAATCATGTCCTATGGGATTGGACGTGAATTACATGGTTAAAAATGACACAATGGATGATTTAAATTGTATACTATGTGGTGAATGCATAAAAAATTGTCCTAAAAATGCTATTAACTATTCCTTCAATATTGAGGATTGA
- a CDS encoding TetR/AcrR family transcriptional regulator → MATSRKQREREQRRNEIINAAEKFFFARGYDNVTMDEIADEAEVNKGLLYYYFKNKEALFFAVDLRGVQILHDMYVKCSNLDVDGYTKIRSMIQSLFEFAKDYPDYFRIYRYAGTERFQMSDNEDAKEILDMTTGIWRLMVEAILQGMKDGTIRKDVDPVEMSIYLNVMTMSALNINIVYKVILEGRGIHQDKFWNDLQRFLDPAITHCSDMKCAEDSCSPKKC, encoded by the coding sequence ATGGCTACTTCCAGAAAACAGAGAGAGAGGGAACAGAGGCGTAATGAAATCATAAATGCTGCAGAGAAATTTTTCTTTGCAAGAGGTTATGATAACGTTACAATGGACGAAATAGCAGATGAAGCAGAGGTTAACAAGGGATTACTCTACTATTATTTCAAGAATAAAGAAGCACTATTTTTCGCTGTTGATCTCCGAGGAGTTCAGATATTGCATGATATGTATGTAAAATGTTCCAATCTAGATGTGGATGGTTACACTAAGATAAGATCCATGATTCAAAGTCTTTTTGAATTTGCCAAGGATTATCCCGATTACTTTCGTATTTACCGTTATGCAGGTACTGAAAGGTTCCAGATGAGTGATAACGAAGATGCAAAAGAGATTTTAGATATGACAACTGGAATATGGAGACTCATGGTTGAAGCCATACTTCAGGGCATGAAAGATGGAACCATCAGAAAAGATGTGGACCCTGTAGAGATGTCCATTTACCTCAACGTTATGACCATGAGCGCCTTAAATATTAACATAGTTTATAAAGTCATACTGGAAGGTAGGGGCATACATCAAGATAAATTCTGGAACGACCTGCAACGTTTTTTAGACCCTGCAATCACGCACTGTTCTGACATGAAATGTGCAGAAGACAGCTGCAGTCCTAAAAAATGTTAA
- the mtrA gene encoding tetrahydromethanopterin S-methyltransferase subunit A → MVDKKAAAEGWPKIVGDYVVGDKESPVAVITLGSHMGDSLIEAGAGITGSLHTENLGIEKVVSNVISNPNIRFLVVCGAEVQGHITGQTIKSLYENGFDEKKRIVGSIGAIPYLDNLTEEAIERFRKQVQLIDLVDVEDYETIHSKIKECIINDAGAYEEETDIIPIPKQKDPNLATENA, encoded by the coding sequence ATGGTAGATAAAAAAGCAGCTGCTGAAGGATGGCCAAAAATAGTTGGGGATTACGTTGTAGGAGATAAAGAAAGCCCAGTAGCAGTAATCACCCTTGGATCTCATATGGGAGATAGTCTCATTGAAGCTGGAGCCGGCATAACTGGTTCTCTACACACTGAAAACCTGGGTATTGAAAAAGTCGTTTCTAATGTTATTTCCAATCCTAACATAAGATTTCTGGTAGTTTGCGGTGCAGAGGTCCAGGGACACATCACAGGACAGACCATCAAATCCCTATATGAAAATGGTTTTGATGAAAAGAAACGAATAGTGGGTTCCATTGGTGCAATACCCTACCTTGATAACCTCACTGAAGAGGCCATTGAAAGGTTCAGAAAACAGGTTCAACTAATAGACCTAGTGGACGTAGAAGACTATGAAACCATTCATTCCAAAATTAAGGAGTGTATAATCAATGATGCAGGAGCATACGAGGAAGAAACAGATATCATCCCAATACCAAAACAGAAAGATCCAAACCTAGCAACGGAAAATGCCTAA
- a CDS encoding cupin domain-containing protein, whose translation MKVIEIANVESSPNPHGVDARKIYDTENAVAVHMTIKPGESLKKHVTPVDVFFYVLEGEGVVEIGDERETVQKDSLIDSPAKIPHTWYNEGDADLRILIVKVPRPQKSTKVI comes from the coding sequence ATGAAAGTAATTGAAATAGCCAATGTTGAATCCTCTCCAAATCCACATGGAGTGGATGCACGTAAAATATACGATACAGAAAATGCAGTGGCAGTGCACATGACCATAAAGCCAGGTGAATCTCTAAAAAAGCATGTAACTCCTGTAGACGTATTTTTCTATGTTCTGGAGGGTGAGGGTGTAGTTGAAATTGGAGACGAAAGGGAAACAGTCCAAAAAGATTCTCTCATTGACAGCCCTGCTAAAATACCCCATACATGGTACAACGAAGGGGATGCAGACCTTCGAATATTGATAGTAAAGGTTCCAAGACCCCAAAAATCTACAAAAGTTATATAA
- the rd gene encoding rubredoxin, with translation MKRYVCLVCDYIYDPEEGDPVGGIEPGTSFEDLPDEWLCPICGVGKDQFEEV, from the coding sequence ATGAAGAGATATGTTTGTTTGGTTTGTGATTATATTTACGACCCTGAGGAAGGCGATCCTGTTGGTGGTATTGAACCCGGGACATCCTTTGAGGATCTGCCAGATGAATGGCTCTGTCCTATCTGCGGGGTTGGAAAAGACCAATTTGAAGAAGTTTAA
- the hcp gene encoding hydroxylamine reductase, with the protein MVEKLDMFCYQCSQTAGETGCTVRGVCGKEPTVARLQDNLLFAIKGISAYLYHARELGYTDPEVDAFLERGFYSTLTNVNFDAAEFVNLALEAGAMNIKTMNLLKKAHIETYGEPVPTEVKVGSVKGPGIIATGHSMKALAELLKQTEGTGVNVYTHSELLPAHGYPGLHKYEHLVGQIGGPWFDQKKTFSKYSAAILGTSNCVLLPLDDYKDRIFTSGVAQLPGVQHIEDYDFTPVIEKAKSLPELEDEPRGTVLTTGFGLSTVLSLAGKIKELVEAGKIRHFFVVGGCDSPKPQAKYYTEFVEKLPQDTVVLTLACGKYRFNDMNLGDIEGVPRLIDLGQCNDAGVGIEIVAALSDLFGMEINDLPLTFVLSWMEQKAAAILWSLLYLDIKDMYIGPIIPGWVNEDILNVLVENYNLTPIGNPEEDIKKMLG; encoded by the coding sequence ATGGTTGAAAAATTGGATATGTTCTGTTATCAGTGTTCTCAAACTGCTGGGGAGACTGGTTGTACTGTTAGGGGTGTTTGTGGTAAGGAGCCTACGGTTGCAAGGCTTCAGGATAATCTACTTTTTGCAATCAAGGGTATTTCTGCCTATTTGTACCATGCTAGGGAACTGGGATACACAGATCCTGAGGTTGATGCGTTTCTTGAGAGGGGGTTCTACTCAACACTCACCAACGTGAACTTCGATGCTGCGGAGTTTGTTAATCTGGCGCTTGAAGCAGGTGCGATGAACATAAAAACCATGAATCTTCTGAAGAAGGCACATATAGAAACCTACGGCGAACCGGTACCTACTGAGGTTAAGGTTGGCTCTGTTAAGGGACCAGGGATCATAGCAACTGGACACAGTATGAAGGCTCTGGCTGAGCTTCTTAAACAGACTGAGGGTACTGGTGTGAATGTTTACACCCATTCTGAGCTTCTCCCAGCCCACGGGTACCCAGGGTTACATAAGTATGAACACTTGGTGGGTCAGATCGGAGGGCCCTGGTTCGACCAGAAAAAAACCTTCAGTAAATACTCCGCTGCAATACTTGGAACATCTAACTGTGTTCTTTTACCTTTGGATGATTACAAGGACAGGATTTTCACGTCTGGTGTTGCTCAGTTGCCTGGTGTTCAGCACATTGAGGACTATGACTTCACACCTGTGATTGAGAAGGCAAAATCTTTACCTGAACTTGAGGATGAACCTAGGGGTACTGTTTTAACCACAGGTTTCGGATTGTCCACTGTTCTATCGCTGGCTGGTAAGATCAAGGAGCTTGTTGAGGCTGGTAAGATCAGACACTTTTTCGTTGTAGGTGGCTGTGACTCTCCTAAGCCTCAGGCTAAGTACTACACAGAATTCGTTGAAAAACTGCCTCAAGACACCGTTGTACTCACCCTGGCCTGTGGAAAGTACAGGTTCAACGATATGAATCTTGGTGATATTGAGGGTGTTCCAAGACTCATAGATTTGGGTCAGTGTAACGATGCCGGTGTCGGTATCGAGATCGTAGCAGCACTGTCCGACTTATTCGGCATGGAAATAAATGATCTGCCCCTGACTTTTGTGTTGAGCTGGATGGAACAGAAGGCAGCAGCCATACTCTGGAGCCTCCTCTACCTGGACATCAAGGACATGTACATCGGACCAATAATACCCGGATGGGTTAACGAAGACATACTCAATGTGCTTGTAGAAAACTACAACCTTACACCAATAGGAAACCCAGAAGAAGACATCAAAAAAATGTTGGGTTAA
- a CDS encoding TetR/AcrR family transcriptional regulator has product MSLAKWKEREREQRQNDIIDAARKLFADKDFDEVSMNEIAGEVGLGKSTLYLYFKNKESLYFAVVLRGTRIWAEMVKEEVKKGNSGFEKLILYGNANREFSNEYQDYFRLLYSPTSIKKQFDMDKMTSSGEFQEVRELFKEIMFIGIDSIEKGRDEGEIRLDVDPTEAAILLSVIYNGKVNMGDWAKELLESRGIDEEKFGKDIGDFFLHMLKK; this is encoded by the coding sequence ATGTCACTTGCAAAATGGAAGGAAAGAGAAAGAGAACAGCGTCAAAATGATATCATTGATGCTGCTAGAAAATTATTCGCGGATAAAGACTTTGATGAAGTTTCAATGAATGAAATAGCAGGGGAGGTTGGGCTTGGCAAGAGTACGCTTTACCTTTATTTTAAAAATAAAGAATCATTGTACTTTGCAGTGGTCTTACGTGGTACTCGAATTTGGGCTGAAATGGTTAAAGAAGAGGTTAAAAAAGGAAATAGTGGCTTTGAGAAGTTAATATTGTATGGAAATGCAAATAGGGAATTTTCTAATGAATATCAAGATTATTTCAGGCTGCTCTACTCACCAACATCCATAAAAAAACAATTTGATATGGATAAAATGACGAGTAGTGGAGAGTTCCAGGAAGTAAGGGAGTTATTCAAAGAAATAATGTTCATAGGAATAGATTCCATAGAAAAAGGTAGAGATGAGGGTGAAATCAGGTTGGATGTGGATCCTACAGAAGCAGCCATTCTCCTATCAGTGATATACAATGGTAAGGTGAACATGGGGGACTGGGCTAAAGAGCTACTGGAAAGCCGGGGAATTGATGAAGAGAAATTTGGTAAGGATATAGGAGATTTTTTTCTTCATATGTTAAAGAAATAG
- a CDS encoding DUF169 domain-containing protein — protein sequence MDSDGLGQKLNDLLKLENEPVAIKWSVKEPKNVEKEEGKSRFCNKLVKAMHGESFYATLEEEECMGGARYSGLKDMQEFPANVQSGAFMVPKGLYKNIPAVQRSRQNETYINPGIFTAILFSPLKKAEFEPDVIFILCNAQQGMEIIHANAYDSGKHGQGADAVPVCSSMAATPYMTGKVTYGFGDVASRQSMDISPEEIMVSIPANDLPRIISNLREMRTKMFFKEE from the coding sequence ATGGATAGTGATGGGTTAGGACAGAAATTAAATGATCTTCTAAAATTGGAAAATGAACCAGTAGCAATAAAATGGTCTGTGAAAGAGCCAAAAAACGTTGAAAAGGAAGAAGGAAAATCAAGATTCTGTAATAAGCTTGTAAAGGCCATGCATGGTGAAAGTTTCTATGCAACTCTGGAAGAGGAGGAATGTATGGGTGGTGCAAGATATTCTGGACTTAAGGATATGCAGGAATTCCCTGCAAATGTACAAAGCGGTGCATTCATGGTTCCAAAGGGTTTATACAAGAACATTCCTGCAGTGCAGCGTTCAAGGCAAAATGAAACCTACATAAACCCTGGAATTTTCACTGCAATCCTTTTCTCTCCTTTAAAAAAGGCAGAATTTGAACCAGATGTGATATTCATACTCTGCAATGCCCAACAGGGAATGGAAATAATTCATGCAAATGCATATGATTCAGGAAAACATGGGCAGGGCGCTGATGCAGTTCCTGTATGCAGTTCCATGGCTGCAACTCCCTACATGACTGGAAAAGTCACTTATGGATTTGGAGATGTGGCATCAAGGCAGAGTATGGATATCAGTCCAGAAGAAATTATGGTAAGTATTCCTGCAAATGATTTGCCACGTATAATTTCTAACTTGAGAGAGATGCGAACTAAAATGTTCTTTAAGGAAGAATAA
- a CDS encoding MDR family MFS transporter: protein MNYESHYNSAENKTIMILMGLMVGLLVAAFDYSIMATAMPKVINSLQGMEYYVWPFTVYMLTSTISIILFGKLSDIYGRKHVLILGIIIFVVTSVMCGFATNMFELILFRGLQGIGGGILLSLPFIVVGEIFSPRERARYMGILASVFGLADVLGPILGGVITDTLGWRWVFFVNVPVGIAAVTLIFHSLPNFKLPDVKKVIDYPGILTFTLTLSALFLGLTLAGDLNRYSLTEIGGFLIFSGFMFTLFILAEKKAVEPIFPLHLFKNSIFTVSAVESFLASALMFCGIIYVPLFAQGVLGMSATNSGILMIPMLFSLTMTSVITGQIISRVGKYKKLVVVEFIITGIGVVLLATMNVNTPYSLLVAYSTVLGIGSGMAYTIFNVAVQNAFTLREIGIVTASVRFFRNIGTIVFVPVFGYIMNFTLGSSAGVTASYTQALALSIQNIFLIAIVLAFAGLIVAFFLKELPLGENAPTNS from the coding sequence ATGAATTATGAAAGCCATTATAACTCTGCTGAAAATAAAACAATCATGATCCTGATGGGATTAATGGTTGGACTCCTTGTAGCTGCCTTTGATTATTCAATCATGGCAACAGCCATGCCCAAAGTTATTAACAGTCTGCAGGGGATGGAATATTATGTATGGCCTTTCACAGTTTATATGCTAACTTCAACCATTTCTATAATCCTTTTTGGTAAATTATCAGATATTTACGGTAGAAAACATGTTTTAATCCTTGGGATTATCATATTTGTTGTAACTTCAGTTATGTGCGGTTTTGCAACCAACATGTTTGAACTGATATTATTTAGAGGACTTCAGGGAATTGGGGGTGGAATTTTATTATCCCTCCCCTTCATTGTGGTTGGAGAAATCTTTTCCCCAAGGGAAAGGGCCAGATACATGGGGATACTTGCATCGGTATTTGGACTTGCAGATGTCTTGGGGCCCATTCTAGGCGGTGTAATTACCGATACGTTAGGTTGGAGATGGGTTTTCTTTGTAAATGTTCCAGTTGGGATTGCTGCTGTAACCCTGATTTTTCATTCCCTTCCAAACTTTAAATTGCCAGATGTTAAAAAAGTCATTGATTACCCTGGAATCCTTACCTTCACATTAACCCTAAGTGCACTGTTTCTGGGATTAACACTTGCAGGCGATCTAAATAGATACTCATTAACGGAGATAGGCGGATTTCTCATATTTTCAGGATTCATGTTCACCCTCTTTATCTTGGCTGAGAAAAAAGCTGTGGAACCTATTTTCCCATTACACCTCTTCAAAAATTCAATATTCACTGTATCTGCTGTAGAAAGCTTTTTAGCAAGTGCATTAATGTTTTGTGGGATAATCTACGTTCCATTATTTGCTCAGGGTGTTTTAGGCATGAGTGCTACAAATTCAGGTATTCTAATGATTCCCATGCTTTTTAGCCTTACAATGACCTCAGTAATAACAGGACAGATCATATCCAGGGTTGGAAAATATAAAAAGCTTGTCGTTGTTGAATTTATCATAACTGGAATAGGGGTTGTGCTCCTTGCTACAATGAATGTGAATACACCTTATTCTCTCTTGGTAGCATATTCAACAGTTCTGGGTATTGGTTCAGGAATGGCCTATACCATATTCAATGTTGCAGTGCAGAATGCATTTACGCTGCGAGAAATAGGTATTGTAACAGCTTCTGTGCGATTTTTCAGAAATATAGGTACCATTGTATTCGTTCCAGTATTCGGGTACATAATGAATTTCACTTTAGGAAGTTCAGCTGGGGTTACTGCAAGTTATACTCAAGCTTTAGCACTTTCTATCCAGAATATTTTCCTTATAGCAATAGTACTGGCATTTGCAGGATTGATCGTTGCATTTTTCCTCAAAGAACTACCTTTGGGTGAAAATGCACCTACTAACTCATGA
- the dapB gene encoding 4-hydroxy-tetrahydrodipicolinate reductase — MIKVAVTGANGRIGSKIIKAILKEEDIEVVAAIGSPNTTLEGKDVGEVIGVGKMGVPVNGAQKLAEVLKRNKVDVLVDFTVADAAVNTIKISAECGVDVVVGTTGFSEEQLSEIKESIEKNKIKAVISPSMAVGVNVFFKVIRDLAKILNDYDMEIIEAHHKNKVDAPSGTALKTYEIIADELGRNKDESGVYDRQGMVGARTSEEIGVHAVRGGDIVGDHTVLFAGDGERLEIIHRAHSRQSFVKGVIKALRYVLEAPEGKISDMADVLGIK, encoded by the coding sequence ATGATTAAAGTGGCTGTAACAGGTGCAAATGGAAGAATAGGTTCTAAAATAATTAAAGCCATACTTAAAGAGGAAGATATTGAAGTTGTGGCAGCTATAGGATCACCAAATACTACACTTGAAGGAAAAGATGTAGGTGAGGTAATAGGTGTAGGAAAGATGGGTGTTCCAGTAAATGGTGCACAAAAACTTGCTGAGGTTTTAAAGAGAAATAAAGTAGATGTTCTAGTTGATTTTACTGTAGCAGATGCTGCTGTGAATACCATCAAAATTTCAGCAGAATGTGGTGTTGATGTGGTGGTAGGTACCACAGGATTTTCAGAAGAACAATTAAGTGAAATTAAAGAGTCCATAGAAAAAAATAAGATAAAAGCAGTTATCTCTCCCAGCATGGCTGTGGGAGTTAATGTTTTCTTTAAAGTCATTAGAGACCTTGCAAAAATACTGAATGATTATGATATGGAAATAATAGAAGCTCATCACAAAAATAAAGTGGATGCACCTTCAGGAACAGCCCTTAAAACCTATGAAATTATAGCCGATGAACTGGGAAGAAATAAAGATGAATCTGGTGTCTATGATAGACAGGGAATGGTAGGTGCACGAACTTCTGAAGAAATAGGAGTACATGCAGTTCGGGGCGGAGATATTGTTGGAGATCATACTGTACTCTTTGCAGGTGATGGTGAAAGGTTAGAAATTATCCACAGAGCACACAGCAGACAGTCATTCGTAAAGGGTGTGATTAAAGCGTTACGTTATGTTTTGGAAGCTCCTGAAGGAAAAATTAGTGATATGGCTGATGTTCTTGGTATAAAATAA